A region of the Triplophysa rosa linkage group LG5, Trosa_1v2, whole genome shotgun sequence genome:
GGGGATGGGGACATCTGAGAGATAACAATCTAACTGCTGCGCGGTTGAGCTGGTCCTCTGTAGTACATTCGGGATATTTTCTTGGAGGATCTCTTCAAACATGTCGGACAGCGATGATGTGTGCGGCTCATCTGTAGTACGGGCCCGTTTTCTGTCCGTGTTGTTTCCCGCTTCTCCTGCGCTGTGCGTCCCCTGACCGTCTACGTCACCGAGCGGCTCCAGCTCTGCTTGTATCATTTCTCGTGTGCGCTGCTTTTTTCCCACATCAAAATAGTTATCTTTATAACGAGGATCAAGCACAGTTGCAATGCAGTACAGGGGTTCGGACTCCACCTGACTAAATCGTGTGGAGACAGCCTCTAACAGTGCACTTTTAGTTGTTTTCACTCCGTGGTCCGTTTCAGCCTCTTTGTTTAGAAGACGCTTCAGTGCTGCCAGTAAGGGGATAACATCTGCCACAGATGAATCAGATGAGCTTATCTCCTTTGTTATCTGCTCAAATGGGGCCAGAAGAGAGAGCACGTTCTCTATTAACACCCAATGGTATGCTGTGAAAGTCGCAGGCAGTTCATGATCTGCTAGGTATGCAGCCAGGACTCGCTTTTGCGCAAAAAGGCTCTCCAGCATATAATATGTACTGTTCCACCTAGTGCTTACATCTTGTTGGAGACGTTTTGGTGGCATTCCGAACTGCTCTTGGACAGATTGTAGGTGCGTGTAAGCAAGCGGAGAATGCTTAAAGTGACCAATCATTTTTCTGCCAATCGCTATCACATCCGCTATACTGCGCTGACTCAACAATCCATCGTGAACTGCTAGTTGAATTGTGTGTGCCGTGCAGCGTATCCCTTTCAGACCGCTTTCCTCCATGGCTTTGGTCACATTTCTTGCGTTGTCACTGACTACCGCATGCACTTTAGATCGGTCTATATGCCAAGTGTCAAACATCTTGCTGAATGCATTAGAGATAACTGCAGCTGTATGGGACCCCCTGAACTCTTGTGAGTGAAGCACAACCTTTCGTAGCTTAAAATCTTTGTCAATCCACTGTGCGGTTAAACTCAGCATGCTGGTGGGGCTTACATCCgagctccatatatcagttgtGAAACTGAGTGCTGTAATATCTGTAGCCAAGAGCTCGTGTACCTGAGTTGAAACGACGTTATACATCTCAGGTAAGCACACGTCTGAGAAATACCGTCTGCTAGGCATGGTGTAACGGGGCTCAATAAAATCAATGAGCCTGCCAAATCCAACATCCTCTACTATGGAGAATGGCTGATCATCCAATGCGATAAATTCCATTATCTTTTTAGTAATTCCTTTAGCTTTGGCACTATCGCTGGCAAACCTCTTGGTCTTTTCTAAAAAATCAACTACAGATGGAGTGGGTGTGGGGGAAAGAACTTTCCTTTTCGCTGCTGATGCCGCTGCCGCGTCTTTCTCATACTCTGCATGCTGATCGGGGTGTCTTGATTTTAAATGTTGAATCAAACTTGAAGTGCTGTAGGTTTTTGCAGATGTACCCCCTCTAGACAATTCTGCAGGACAGTGACTACACACAGCAAATTTTGCGTCTTTTTCAGACACTTTAAAGTGTTTCCACACTGCCGACATGTTTACTGCTTTACTGTTTACTGCTTGCGTGCCTCACTATACGCTCACGCAACTCTAACGTTACGTTCGCTGCGTCAATGTTCGGTAAaaattattcggccatttcacaaattcggccgaacaccgaacatgccttttttgctattttcggccgaatatattcggtggccgaacattcggtgcatccctatgtACAATAAAACCAAAATGTTCACCTGTAGTTCGGCCCTGAACTTTAATGGCTCCTTGGCTGCTGATTATTGGCCTCGCCTCACTGGCCGTGTCCACGTCTTTATCCAGGTCGGCATGGGAACCGGCACGATAAAGGTTGTTGATGATGTTCTTTTCTTTCTGCCAATCTTTGTTGTTCTGGTTTTGCTCTGAGATCAGCATCTCTGCTTCGTTGATGTCTTCTGGGACTCTGGGGCCTTCGCTATCAGCCCGAT
Encoded here:
- the LOC130554328 gene encoding zinc finger BED domain-containing protein 4-like; translated protein: MSAVWKHFKVSEKDAKFAVCSHCPAELSRGGTSAKTYSTSSLIQHLKSRHPDQHAEYEKDAAAASAAKRKVLSPTPTPSVVDFLEKTKRFASDSAKAKGITKKIMEFIALDDQPFSIVEDVGFGRLIDFIEPRYTMPSRRYFSDVCLPEMYNVVSTQVHELLATDITALSFTTDIWSSDVSPTSMLSLTAQWIDKDFKLRKVVLHSQEFRGSHTAAVISNAFSKMFDTWHIDRSKVHAVVSDNARNVTKAMEESGLKGIRCTAHTIQLAVHDGLLSQRSIADVIAIGRKMIGHFKHSPLAYTHLQSVQEQFGMPPKRLQQDVSTRWNSTYYMLESLFAQKRVLAAYLADHELPATFTAYHWVLIENVLSLLAPFEQITKEISSSDSSVADVIPLLAALKRLLNKEAETDHGVKTTKSALLEAVSTRFSQVESEPLYCIATVLDPRYKDNYFDVGKKQRTREMIQAELEPLGDVDGQGTHSAGEAGNNTDRKRARTTDEPHTSSLSDMFEEILQENIPNVLQRTSSTAQQLDCYLSDVPIPRSNNPLEYWRNNQSRFPDLAQMARRYLSAPSTSTDSERLFSAASHIIDEKRNRLSCEKAEKLLFIKKNLPLFLKK